One part of the Sphingopyxis sp. TUF1 genome encodes these proteins:
- a CDS encoding replicative DNA helicase, whose protein sequence is MPELALIPTPASTGDERQLPRNIEAEAAFLGAILIDNRVVEDLPVALTPDHFFEPLHGRIFQQTMALIERNSIATPVTLKPYFEADEAMKAVGGVGYLAQLTGSGAGLIGARDFARQIFDLALLRELAGVGRSLVENALDTSERVDPQAQIEEAETALYRVAGGEAEMGSVKSFSQASLTALQAAERALNSGGHLSGITTGIASMNAKIGGMHNSDLMILAGRPGMGKTSLATNIAYNAAERWRRDEEDGIPPEKNMGAKVAFFSLEMSADQLATRVLAEQSGVSGEALRMGKISKEQFQQLSRAAQTLQTLPLYIDDTPGLTIAGLRTRARRLQRRHGIGFIIVDYLQLLQGSSKSGDNRVQEISEISRGLKTLAKELNVPVMALSQLSRQVESREDKRPQLSDLRESGSIEQDADMVLFVFREDYYVAAREPKRPIEGDDVKIHAQHEEWAAEMERVFGLAEVIVAKSRHGSTGKIRLHFEAKTTKFSDLADDSQAYEDYE, encoded by the coding sequence ATGCCCGAATTAGCCCTTATCCCCACCCCGGCAAGCACCGGGGATGAGCGTCAATTGCCCCGCAATATCGAGGCGGAGGCCGCGTTTTTGGGCGCGATCCTGATCGACAATCGAGTCGTCGAGGACCTTCCCGTTGCGCTGACCCCCGACCATTTCTTCGAGCCGCTGCACGGCCGCATCTTTCAGCAGACGATGGCGCTGATCGAGCGCAACAGCATCGCCACCCCGGTGACGCTGAAACCCTATTTCGAGGCCGACGAGGCGATGAAGGCGGTCGGCGGCGTCGGTTATCTGGCGCAGCTCACGGGCAGCGGTGCGGGCCTGATCGGCGCGCGCGACTTTGCGCGGCAGATTTTCGACCTCGCGCTGCTGCGCGAACTTGCCGGGGTAGGGCGGTCGCTCGTCGAGAACGCGCTTGATACCAGCGAACGCGTCGATCCGCAGGCTCAGATCGAGGAAGCCGAAACCGCGCTGTATCGCGTTGCGGGGGGCGAAGCCGAGATGGGGTCGGTCAAAAGCTTCAGCCAGGCGAGCCTCACCGCGCTGCAAGCGGCCGAGCGCGCCTTGAACTCGGGCGGCCATCTGTCGGGCATCACCACCGGCATCGCGAGCATGAATGCCAAGATCGGCGGGATGCATAACAGTGACTTGATGATCCTCGCGGGACGTCCCGGCATGGGCAAGACCTCGCTCGCCACCAACATCGCCTATAACGCCGCCGAACGCTGGCGCCGCGACGAAGAGGACGGAATCCCGCCCGAAAAGAATATGGGCGCCAAGGTCGCTTTCTTCAGCCTCGAAATGTCGGCCGACCAGCTGGCGACGCGCGTGCTTGCCGAACAGTCGGGGGTGTCGGGCGAGGCGCTGCGCATGGGCAAGATCAGCAAGGAGCAGTTCCAGCAGCTCTCACGCGCCGCGCAGACGCTCCAGACGCTGCCGCTCTATATCGACGATACGCCTGGGCTGACGATCGCCGGGCTGCGCACGCGCGCGCGGCGGCTGCAGCGACGCCACGGGATCGGTTTCATCATCGTCGACTATCTTCAGCTCTTGCAGGGTTCGTCGAAAAGCGGCGACAACCGCGTGCAGGAAATTTCGGAAATATCGCGCGGTTTGAAGACGTTGGCGAAGGAACTTAACGTTCCGGTGATGGCGCTGTCGCAGCTCAGCCGCCAGGTCGAAAGCCGCGAGGACAAGCGGCCGCAGCTCTCCGACCTGCGCGAATCGGGCTCGATCGAACAGGATGCCGACATGGTGCTGTTCGTGTTCCGTGAGGATTATTATGTCGCCGCTCGCGAACCCAAGCGCCCGATCGAGGGCGATGACGTCAAGATCCACGCGCAGCACGAGGAATGGGCGGCTGAAATGGAGCGCGTTTTCGGCCTTGCCGAAGTCATCGTCGCCAAATCGCGCCATGGCTCGACCGGCAAGATCCGCCTGCACTTCGAGGCGAAGACAACGAAATTTAGCGACTTAGCCGACGATAGTCAGGCGTATGAGGATTATGAGTAG
- a CDS encoding GIY-YIG nuclease family protein: MGRGGYVYIMTNKRGGVLYIGVTADIAARIFQHRTGRGSAFCRKYGLTMLVLAEEYPTIEEAIAREKAMKAWKRQWKIELIEASNPDWSDLADTSI, from the coding sequence ATGGGCCGGGGCGGATATGTCTATATCATGACCAACAAGCGCGGCGGCGTACTCTACATTGGAGTCACGGCCGACATTGCAGCACGCATTTTTCAACACAGAACGGGACGAGGATCGGCCTTCTGCCGAAAATACGGACTAACCATGCTTGTCCTCGCCGAGGAATATCCGACGATCGAAGAAGCAATCGCACGCGAGAAAGCGATGAAGGCTTGGAAACGACAATGGAAAATCGAGTTGATCGAAGCAAGCAATCCAGATTGGAGCGATCTGGCCGACACGTCAATCTAG
- a CDS encoding phosphoadenylyl-sulfate reductase — protein sequence MPIDDPRLHGVSTSLGTNGEANDRKRDRIDVAPRFTDADVIRLNNLFRGQDAAEVVASVIGAGLLGETAIVSSFGAESAVLLHLVAQVAPDMPVLFLDTGKHFPETLAYRDELATRLKLNIVNLTPDPDDLAKKDATELRWSYDPDGCCEIRKVKPLEKALASFDTSITGRKGFQSATRQGLPRFELDGTTGRLKFNPLANWTRAMLDDYFAEHDLPRHPLEAQGYPSIGCSPCTSKVKPGEDPRSGRWRGWDKTECGIHEVVVTPIDDDPANDPAF from the coding sequence ATGCCCATCGACGACCCGCGCCTTCACGGTGTCTCGACTTCGCTCGGCACGAACGGAGAGGCAAATGATAGAAAGCGCGACCGCATCGACGTCGCGCCGCGTTTCACCGACGCCGACGTCATCCGCCTCAACAACCTTTTCCGCGGCCAGGACGCCGCCGAGGTCGTCGCGAGCGTGATCGGCGCGGGCCTGCTCGGCGAAACCGCGATCGTGTCGAGCTTCGGTGCCGAAAGCGCCGTCCTGCTCCATCTCGTCGCCCAAGTTGCGCCCGACATGCCGGTGCTGTTTCTCGACACAGGCAAGCATTTTCCCGAAACGCTCGCCTATCGCGACGAACTGGCGACGCGGTTGAAGCTCAACATCGTCAATCTGACTCCCGATCCCGACGATCTGGCGAAAAAGGACGCGACCGAGCTGCGTTGGTCGTACGATCCCGACGGCTGCTGCGAAATCCGCAAGGTGAAGCCGCTCGAAAAGGCGCTGGCGAGTTTCGACACCTCGATCACCGGCCGCAAGGGTTTTCAGTCGGCGACGCGGCAGGGCCTGCCGCGCTTCGAGCTCGACGGCACCACCGGCCGCCTCAAATTCAACCCGCTCGCCAACTGGACGCGCGCGATGCTCGACGACTATTTTGCCGAGCACGACTTGCCGCGGCATCCGCTGGAAGCGCAAGGTTATCCGTCGATCGGCTGCTCGCCCTGCACGTCGAAGGTCAAGCCCGGCGAAGACCCGCGCTCGGGCCGCTGGCGCGGGTGGGACAAGACCGAATGCGGGATCCACGAGGTGGTGGTGACGCCGATCGACGATGACCCAGCGAACGACCCGGCGTTCTAA
- a CDS encoding DoxX family protein yields the protein MSMIAVFIGRLFISLIFIVSGINKLIHVNNTDAMITATGLPSGLAIPTGLFELIAGVCIALGIAVRLWSVLLAGFVLATILFFHREFTDPVQAMAAMKNLAIAGGLLCLFGYGHTRWSYDALRQRRRDELAARDAQLRATAAEVRAARAEGRAEAVVGEPVVVKKRPFWRR from the coding sequence ATGTCGATGATCGCGGTCTTTATCGGGCGCCTTTTCATCTCGCTGATTTTTATCGTTTCGGGGATCAACAAGCTGATCCACGTCAATAATACCGATGCGATGATCACCGCCACCGGCCTTCCTTCCGGTCTGGCCATTCCGACCGGCCTGTTCGAACTGATCGCCGGCGTGTGCATCGCACTCGGCATCGCGGTGCGGCTGTGGTCGGTCCTGCTCGCGGGCTTCGTGCTTGCAACGATTCTGTTCTTTCACCGCGAATTCACCGACCCGGTACAGGCCATGGCGGCGATGAAGAACCTGGCGATTGCCGGTGGCCTCCTCTGCCTGTTCGGATATGGTCACACGCGCTGGAGCTATGATGCGCTGCGCCAGCGCCGCCGCGACGAACTCGCCGCCCGCGACGCGCAGCTGCGCGCTACCGCGGCTGAAGTGCGTGCTGCGCGAGCCGAAGGACGTGCCGAAGCCGTTGTCGGCGAGCCGGTCGTAGTCAAGAAGCGGCCCTTCTGGCGCCGCTGA
- a CDS encoding DUF2849 domain-containing protein: MKLLTGNDLKTGFVTWWTGSDWSLHIEDAADVGEHGEAILAAEEGARRVNAPYIIAGEMTPDGPRPAHIKDRIRALGPTVRPDLTLKPADPAAGDWVI; this comes from the coding sequence ATGAAACTGCTCACGGGTAACGACCTGAAAACAGGATTTGTCACCTGGTGGACCGGCAGCGACTGGTCACTGCATATCGAGGACGCCGCCGATGTCGGCGAGCATGGCGAGGCGATCCTTGCCGCCGAGGAGGGCGCGCGCCGGGTTAACGCCCCCTATATCATCGCGGGCGAGATGACGCCCGACGGCCCGCGCCCCGCGCATATCAAGGATCGTATCCGCGCGCTCGGCCCCACCGTGCGCCCCGACCTGACTTTGAAACCCGCCGATCCCGCGGCCGGCGACTGGGTGATCTGA
- a CDS encoding DUF934 domain-containing protein, which produces MVEHIHSDGEEPCVTLDAFLEQSNATAVRLESDEDARALIPFLDRLKLIEVAFPKFRDGRGYSSARILREAGFTGELRAQGDVLVDQIAYMKRCGFDSFAPEKSLNPADVEAALSRWPEHYQTAADGAVPIWKLRHG; this is translated from the coding sequence ATGGTCGAACATATTCACTCGGACGGCGAAGAACCCTGCGTCACGCTCGACGCCTTCCTCGAACAGTCGAACGCGACCGCTGTGCGGCTCGAATCCGATGAGGACGCGCGCGCGCTCATCCCTTTTCTCGACCGGCTCAAGCTGATCGAGGTCGCTTTCCCGAAGTTCCGCGATGGTCGCGGCTATTCGTCGGCGCGTATTCTTCGCGAGGCCGGTTTCACGGGCGAACTGCGCGCGCAGGGCGACGTCCTCGTTGACCAGATCGCCTATATGAAGCGCTGCGGTTTCGACAGCTTTGCGCCCGAAAAATCGCTCAATCCCGCCGATGTCGAGGCCGCGCTGTCGCGCTGGCCCGAACATTATCAGACCGCGGCCGACGGCGCGGTGCCGATATGGAAATTACGTCATGGCTGA
- a CDS encoding nitrite/sulfite reductase, whose protein sequence is MYKYDEYDHAMVAARVAEFSDQVRRRLAGEITEDQFKPLRLMNGLYLQLHAYMLRVAVPYGTLDSRQMRMLAHIARKYDRDYGHFTTRQNIQYNWIKLEDAPAILEDLASVEMHAIQTSGNCIRNISSDQWAGAAADEITDPRPWAELLRQWSSFHPEFSYLPRKFKIAVIAADEDRAAMRLHDIGIQIVEKDGQHGAAFYVGGGMGRTPMIAPLIKDFVPLDDLLSYAEACLRVYNRYGRRDNIYKARIKILIHELGADEYRRQVEEEFAHVKSLGIDPPKAEFDRIAAQFAPPPLDGSVPDDIDRSDPDFAVWLDQNVAAHKVPGHAIVNISLKPVGGIPGDASSAQIDLMADLAEQYSHDELRVTHAQNIVLPHVRKADLYAVWQALDAAGLATPNLDLISDIIACPGLDYCSLANARSIPVAQKIARRFSDLGRQKELGELKLKISGCINACGHHHAGHIGILGVDRKGTENYQLLLGGSGAEDVSLGTITGPGFDEDGIVDAIERVTDKYLATRTDGERFVDTYRRVGMAPFKEAIYG, encoded by the coding sequence ATGTATAAATATGACGAATATGACCATGCGATGGTCGCGGCGCGCGTCGCCGAATTTTCGGATCAGGTGCGCCGCCGCCTCGCGGGCGAAATCACCGAGGACCAGTTCAAGCCGCTGCGCCTTATGAACGGCCTCTATCTTCAGCTTCACGCCTATATGCTGCGCGTCGCGGTGCCCTACGGCACGCTCGACAGCCGTCAGATGCGGATGCTCGCGCATATCGCGCGCAAATATGACCGCGACTACGGCCATTTCACGACGCGTCAGAATATCCAGTATAACTGGATCAAGCTGGAAGATGCACCAGCCATCCTCGAGGATCTGGCTTCGGTCGAAATGCACGCGATCCAGACAAGCGGCAATTGCATCCGCAACATCAGCTCGGACCAATGGGCGGGCGCCGCCGCCGACGAGATCACCGATCCGCGGCCGTGGGCCGAACTGCTGCGCCAATGGTCGAGCTTTCACCCCGAATTCAGCTATTTGCCGCGCAAATTTAAAATCGCCGTGATTGCCGCCGACGAGGATCGCGCCGCGATGCGCCTCCACGACATCGGCATCCAGATCGTTGAAAAGGATGGACAGCACGGCGCCGCCTTTTACGTGGGCGGCGGCATGGGTCGCACGCCGATGATCGCGCCGCTGATCAAGGATTTCGTGCCGCTCGACGATCTCTTGAGCTACGCCGAGGCGTGCCTGCGCGTGTACAATCGCTACGGCCGCCGCGACAATATTTACAAGGCGCGGATCAAGATCCTGATCCACGAGCTTGGCGCCGACGAATATCGCCGCCAGGTCGAGGAAGAGTTTGCGCATGTGAAGTCGCTCGGCATCGACCCGCCGAAGGCCGAGTTCGACCGCATCGCCGCGCAGTTCGCGCCTCCGCCGCTCGACGGGTCGGTGCCCGACGACATCGACCGCAGCGATCCCGATTTCGCGGTCTGGCTCGACCAGAATGTCGCCGCGCACAAGGTGCCGGGCCATGCGATCGTCAACATCAGCCTGAAACCCGTCGGCGGCATCCCCGGCGACGCCAGCTCGGCGCAGATCGACCTGATGGCCGACCTTGCCGAGCAATATAGCCATGACGAACTGCGCGTTACGCACGCGCAGAACATCGTCTTGCCGCACGTCCGCAAGGCCGATCTTTACGCGGTGTGGCAGGCACTCGACGCCGCGGGGCTTGCGACACCGAACCTCGACCTGATCAGCGACATCATCGCCTGTCCGGGGCTCGATTATTGCAGCCTCGCCAATGCGCGCTCGATACCGGTCGCGCAAAAGATCGCGAGGCGCTTCTCGGATCTCGGCCGTCAGAAGGAACTGGGCGAACTCAAGCTCAAGATTTCGGGTTGCATCAACGCCTGCGGTCACCACCACGCCGGCCATATTGGCATCCTTGGCGTCGATCGCAAAGGCACTGAAAATTACCAGCTTTTGCTCGGCGGATCGGGCGCGGAGGACGTCAGCCTCGGCACGATCACCGGCCCCGGCTTTGACGAGGACGGCATCGTCGATGCGATCGAGCGCGTCACCGACAAATATCTTGCGACGCGCACCGACGGCGAACGCTTCGTCGACACCTATCGCCGCGTCGGCATGGCTCCGTTCAAGGAAGCGATTTATGGGTAA
- a CDS encoding acyl-CoA thioesterase yields the protein MTAETSPSALDALLSTLRTEDGAAKAHIDDGWMQGRTAYGGISSAVALAGTMTLHPTDVPLRYAQISFVGPVGGDCTVETRVLRQSKSSLFIDAGVSSDMGFGTAAVFAFSPDRSSHVDHDRLAMPAAPDPETLAPVPEHRARPAFTRHFDMRPTTGPRFAWKKEIGEYLTWVRFVEEPVCHPAVALLAMGDALPPAAMALFSEFGPISSMNWTVNMLTAAPTTDDGWWLLSARTGYARHGLSVQDMMLWNRAGEPILSGSQAIAIYV from the coding sequence ATGACCGCTGAAACCTCTCCCAGCGCGCTCGACGCGCTGCTTTCGACGCTGCGCACCGAAGACGGCGCGGCCAAGGCGCATATCGACGACGGCTGGATGCAGGGCCGCACCGCCTATGGCGGAATCAGCTCGGCGGTCGCGCTCGCGGGCACGATGACGCTCCACCCGACCGACGTGCCGCTCCGCTATGCGCAGATCAGTTTCGTCGGCCCCGTGGGCGGCGACTGCACGGTCGAAACGCGCGTGCTGCGCCAGTCGAAATCCTCGCTGTTTATCGACGCCGGCGTATCGAGCGACATGGGATTCGGCACCGCCGCAGTCTTTGCCTTCTCGCCCGACCGATCGAGCCATGTCGACCATGATCGGCTGGCGATGCCCGCCGCGCCCGACCCCGAAACGCTGGCGCCCGTGCCCGAACATCGCGCGCGCCCGGCCTTCACGCGCCATTTCGACATGCGCCCGACAACGGGGCCGCGTTTTGCGTGGAAAAAGGAGATCGGCGAATATCTGACCTGGGTGCGCTTCGTCGAAGAACCCGTATGCCATCCCGCGGTCGCACTGCTGGCGATGGGCGACGCGCTGCCCCCTGCCGCGATGGCGCTGTTCAGCGAGTTCGGACCGATCAGCTCGATGAACTGGACGGTCAACATGCTGACCGCCGCGCCGACAACCGACGACGGCTGGTGGCTGCTCTCGGCAAGGACCGGCTATGCGCGCCACGGCCTGTCGGTGCAGGACATGATGCTGTGGAACCGCGCGGGCGAGCCGATTCTGAGCGGGAGCCAGGCGATTGCAATCTACGTCTGA
- a CDS encoding UPF0262 family protein, whose product MSDADPSKQRIISVELDEGSIVWRNPDVEQERRVAIFDLIEDNKFVPQRGHADSYAGPYRLKLRVEDGRLIFEISREDGSPLEAIILGLGRFRRPIRDYFAICDSYYQAIKTSTAQQIETVDMARRALHNEAAEMLMDRLDGKIAVDFDTARRLFTLICVLHIKG is encoded by the coding sequence ATGTCCGACGCCGATCCTTCCAAGCAGCGCATCATTTCAGTCGAGCTCGACGAAGGCTCGATCGTCTGGCGCAATCCGGATGTCGAGCAGGAGCGGCGCGTCGCGATCTTCGACCTTATTGAAGACAACAAGTTCGTCCCGCAGCGCGGCCATGCCGACAGCTACGCCGGGCCGTACCGGTTGAAACTGCGTGTCGAGGACGGCCGCCTGATCTTTGAAATATCACGCGAAGATGGCTCTCCGCTCGAGGCAATCATCCTCGGCCTCGGCCGCTTCCGTCGCCCGATCCGCGACTATTTTGCGATCTGCGACTCTTATTATCAGGCGATCAAGACCTCGACCGCGCAGCAGATCGAGACCGTCGATATGGCGCGCCGCGCGCTGCATAACGAAGCAGCCGAGATGTTGATGGATCGGCTCGACGGCAAGATTGCGGTCGATTTCGACACCGCACGGCGGCTGTTCACGCTGATCTGCGTGCTGCATATCAAGGGCTGA
- a CDS encoding cytidine deaminase has protein sequence MTEPTRDALIDAARDAASRAYAPYSGFHVGAALLLKNGDVVTGANVENASYGLTLCAETAAVAKIANEGWIGELAEVAIVGGRPHGDELLGAAPVNPCGRCRQILNEAAERSKVDILVHCASGDGETVRTYRLSQLLPAAFGPKDLGLIPD, from the coding sequence ATGACCGAACCGACCCGCGACGCGCTGATCGACGCGGCGCGCGACGCCGCGAGCCGCGCTTACGCCCCTTATTCGGGTTTTCACGTCGGCGCCGCGCTGCTGCTCAAGAACGGCGACGTCGTGACCGGCGCCAATGTCGAAAATGCAAGCTACGGCCTGACGCTCTGCGCCGAAACCGCCGCGGTGGCGAAGATCGCGAACGAAGGTTGGATCGGCGAACTGGCCGAGGTCGCGATCGTCGGCGGGCGTCCCCATGGCGACGAATTGCTGGGCGCCGCCCCCGTCAATCCGTGCGGACGCTGCCGCCAGATATTGAACGAAGCCGCCGAGCGGTCGAAGGTCGATATCCTGGTCCATTGCGCTTCGGGCGACGGAGAGACGGTCAGAACCTACCGGCTCAGCCAGTTGCTGCCCGCCGCCTTTGGTCCCAAGGACCTCGGCCTCATTCCAGACTGA
- a CDS encoding GH25 family lysozyme: MKAGAIRGGHGTRSGGDWRGAIARFLRRIGASVVLLLLAAGIALWWAARWTPDRAIYPVQGVTIDAGNGDVHWGSIKAAGADFAYIAATNGAAGIDAKFARNLMGARDAGVQAGAVHRYSLCRLATDQAANFIRHVPRRADLLPAVVWLDYDDHCPDRPTRALLLSELATFLAQIEAHMGKRSVIAPGPAFEADYQVTRGIARTTWLRRDFFEPDYGAHPWAMWQANDYVRLSGAEGTVGWNALRARGEMR, from the coding sequence ATGAAGGCGGGGGCAATCAGGGGTGGACATGGAACAAGGAGCGGCGGCGACTGGCGCGGTGCGATCGCGCGCTTCCTGCGCCGCATCGGTGCCAGCGTCGTGCTGCTGCTCCTTGCCGCGGGTATCGCGCTGTGGTGGGCCGCGCGCTGGACGCCCGACCGCGCCATCTATCCGGTGCAGGGTGTGACGATCGACGCGGGCAATGGCGATGTCCATTGGGGATCGATCAAGGCTGCGGGCGCCGATTTCGCCTATATTGCCGCGACCAATGGCGCGGCGGGCATCGACGCGAAATTTGCACGCAATCTCATGGGCGCGCGCGACGCCGGGGTGCAGGCGGGCGCTGTCCACCGCTACAGCCTTTGCCGCCTCGCGACCGATCAGGCCGCGAATTTTATCCGCCACGTCCCGCGCCGCGCCGATTTGCTGCCGGCGGTCGTCTGGCTCGACTATGACGACCACTGCCCCGACCGGCCGACGCGCGCGCTGCTCTTGTCCGAACTCGCGACTTTCCTCGCGCAGATCGAGGCGCATATGGGCAAGCGAAGCGTGATCGCGCCGGGCCCTGCCTTCGAGGCTGATTATCAGGTGACACGCGGCATCGCGCGCACGACCTGGCTGCGGCGCGATTTCTTTGAGCCCGATTACGGCGCGCACCCGTGGGCGATGTGGCAAGCGAACGATTATGTCCGCCTGTCGGGCGCCGAAGGCACCGTCGGCTGGAATGCGCTGCGCGCACGAGGAGAGATGCGATGA
- the dcd gene encoding dCTP deaminase, whose protein sequence is MAILSDRWIREAAQTQGMIEPFVEAQRRDGCISYGLSSYGYDARVAPEFKIFTNVDSTIVDPKDFDPKNFVDRETDVCIIPPNSFALARTVEYFRIPRDVLVICLGKSTYARCGIIVNVTPLEPGWEGHVTLEFSNTTPLPAKIYANEGACQFLFLQGNEPCETSYADRAGKYMGQKGVTLPKL, encoded by the coding sequence ATGGCCATTCTTTCCGACCGCTGGATTCGCGAAGCCGCCCAAACGCAGGGTATGATCGAGCCTTTCGTCGAGGCGCAGCGGCGCGACGGCTGCATCAGCTATGGCCTGTCATCCTATGGCTATGACGCGCGTGTCGCGCCGGAGTTCAAGATTTTCACCAATGTCGACAGCACGATCGTCGATCCCAAGGATTTCGATCCGAAGAATTTCGTGGACCGCGAAACGGACGTCTGCATCATCCCCCCGAACAGCTTTGCGCTCGCCCGAACCGTCGAATATTTCCGCATCCCGCGCGACGTGCTCGTGATCTGCCTCGGCAAATCGACGTATGCACGCTGCGGTATCATCGTGAACGTCACCCCGCTCGAACCGGGCTGGGAGGGCCATGTGACGCTGGAGTTTTCCAACACCACCCCCCTGCCCGCCAAGATTTACGCCAACGAAGGCGCGTGCCAGTTCCTGTTCCTGCAAGGCAATGAGCCCTGCGAGACGAGCTACGCCGACCGCGCGGGCAAATATATGGGGCAAAAGGGCGTTACGCTGCCCAAGCTGTAA
- a CDS encoding saccharopine dehydrogenase family protein — protein sequence MASREFDIIVYGATGFTGRLVAEYLAQHYRGRADAPKWAMAGRSLAKLAEVRDLIGADADTPLVVADASDPASLDAMAARATVILTTVGPYQLYGSDLVAACVRAGTAYADLCGEPGWMREMIDTHEAAAKMSGARITFSCGFDSIPFDLGVLFLQAEAVRRHGKPAPRVKGRVRKMAGGASGGTIASLTETLKAVAKKPSLAMLLQSSFALTPGFEGPSQPTGLIPEYDGATGTWTAPFIMAPINTKNVHRTNFLLGHQWGADLVYDEMVMTTIGDAGKAMAEAMAKANPFGDSKLQPGEGPSKEERENGFYDILFIGEYPDGTTVRASIQGDRDPGYGSTSKMLAETGMALLENKGAGGVWTPGALLGQALIGRLTANAGLTFQIES from the coding sequence ATGGCCAGCCGCGAGTTCGACATCATCGTCTATGGCGCAACGGGTTTCACCGGGCGCCTCGTCGCCGAATATCTGGCGCAGCATTATCGCGGCCGCGCCGATGCCCCCAAATGGGCGATGGCGGGGCGTAGCCTTGCCAAGCTCGCCGAGGTGCGCGACCTGATCGGCGCCGATGCCGACACGCCGCTGGTCGTCGCCGACGCGAGCGATCCCGCGAGCCTCGACGCGATGGCGGCGCGCGCCACGGTCATCCTCACCACCGTCGGCCCCTATCAGCTTTACGGCAGCGACCTCGTCGCCGCCTGCGTCCGCGCCGGCACCGCCTATGCCGACCTGTGCGGCGAGCCCGGCTGGATGCGCGAGATGATCGACACGCACGAAGCCGCCGCAAAGATGTCGGGCGCGCGGATCACTTTTTCGTGCGGTTTCGATTCGATTCCGTTCGACCTTGGCGTGCTGTTTTTGCAGGCGGAAGCGGTGCGCCGCCACGGCAAGCCCGCGCCGCGCGTCAAGGGTCGCGTGCGCAAGATGGCGGGCGGTGCGTCGGGCGGCACGATCGCAAGCCTCACCGAAACGCTGAAAGCCGTCGCCAAAAAGCCCTCGCTCGCGATGCTGCTCCAATCCTCCTTCGCGCTGACCCCCGGCTTCGAGGGGCCCTCGCAACCAACCGGGCTGATCCCCGAATATGACGGCGCCACCGGCACCTGGACCGCCCCCTTCATCATGGCGCCGATCAACACCAAGAACGTCCATCGCACCAATTTCCTGCTCGGCCACCAATGGGGCGCCGACCTCGTCTATGACGAGATGGTGATGACGACGATCGGCGATGCCGGCAAGGCGATGGCCGAAGCCATGGCCAAGGCCAACCCGTTCGGCGATTCCAAGTTGCAGCCCGGTGAGGGCCCTAGCAAGGAGGAGCGCGAAAACGGCTTCTACGACATCCTCTTCATCGGCGAATATCCGGACGGGACGACGGTGCGCGCGAGCATTCAGGGCGACCGCGACCCCGGCTACGGCTCGACGTCGAAGATGCTCGCCGAAACGGGCATGGCGTTGCTCGAAAACAAGGGCGCAGGCGGCGTGTGGACGCCGGGCGCGCTACTTGGTCAGGCGCTGATCGGCCGGCTGACCGCCAATGCCGGCCTGACCTTTCAGATCGAAAGCTAA